A window of Rufibacter sp. LB8 contains these coding sequences:
- a CDS encoding pitrilysin family protein, whose protein sequence is MNRKLKIACLSMLIGSMALPPAAPLWAQASKKPVAKPAAKSMAKPAPKASSAASQFNLPYEKYKLANGLDVVLHQDKSDPKVAVAIMYHVGSNREKPGRTGFAHFFEHMLFQNSENVGKGNFIKGINEIGGSFNGGTFEDGTVYYEVVPKDALERVLWMESDRMGFFINTLSEWGLENEKQVVKNEKRQRVDNQPYGHTDYVIKKSLYPASHPYSWDVIGSLEDLQNATLADVKEFYDQWYGASNATLVLTGDFETPEAKKLIEKYFGELKAKPEPKALPLMPVKLAATKSLFHVDNFANLPELTMVYPTVEQYHKDSYALTMLGSLLSSGKNSPFEKIIVEERKLAPGASAGQSSSEIAGTFRIRVRAFDKKDLDDVQAAIFAAMAKFEKDGVDAKELARLKIGQETALYNGISSLLNKAFQLAQYNEFAGDPGFAKKDIAMTQAVTAQDILNVYNKYIKGKPYVVTSFVPKGQEELALKGAVKADVVEEKVVPGAEAANTAKESTAFVKTPSKMDRSKMPALSNNFKFNAPAIWTSQLKNGMKVYGIEQNELPLVQFSIQIKGGMQLDDPKKIGTAALVDAMLMEGTKNKTPQQLEEAIGQLGAFITVNSSSEDITLSGNTLARNFPQVLKLAEEILLEPRWDEAEFAKAKQAALTRIRQNQANPNSVASLAFNKVLYGENSRFAFPTSGTQETVESITLQDLKDYYQKNFSPSVASFHVAGAIKQTDVTKALANLEQKWTAKNVALPSPVTATAKPAARLYFIDQPDAKQSVIYAGYLAVPANASDFAALQAINYKLGSGSASTLFNVLRLQKGYTYGAFSAFSRKPTAPGAFFASSSVRTNVTKESLQTLDEILKNYGTSYTEQDLATTKNALVRETALGYETLGSLVSLLETINTYNLPLDYLKKNEQAVQTLSYDQARSMITNYLDPSKMVYLVVGDAKTQLANLKDLGLGEPVILPNK, encoded by the coding sequence ATGAATAGAAAACTGAAAATTGCGTGTCTGTCCATGCTTATAGGGAGCATGGCCTTGCCACCGGCCGCCCCGTTGTGGGCACAGGCCAGCAAGAAACCAGTAGCCAAACCAGCCGCTAAATCGATGGCCAAACCGGCGCCAAAGGCCAGCTCAGCGGCGTCACAGTTCAACCTGCCCTACGAGAAATACAAGCTGGCCAACGGCCTGGACGTGGTGCTGCACCAAGACAAATCTGACCCCAAAGTGGCGGTGGCCATTATGTACCACGTGGGCTCTAACCGCGAGAAACCGGGCCGCACCGGCTTTGCGCACTTCTTTGAGCACATGCTTTTCCAGAACTCAGAGAACGTGGGCAAGGGCAACTTCATTAAGGGCATCAACGAGATTGGCGGTTCGTTCAACGGCGGTACGTTTGAAGACGGCACCGTGTATTACGAGGTAGTGCCCAAAGATGCCCTGGAGCGCGTGCTCTGGATGGAGTCTGACCGCATGGGTTTCTTCATCAACACCCTAAGTGAGTGGGGACTGGAGAACGAAAAGCAGGTAGTCAAAAACGAAAAACGCCAGCGCGTAGACAACCAGCCCTACGGCCACACAGACTACGTGATCAAGAAAAGCCTCTACCCGGCCAGTCACCCGTACAGTTGGGATGTAATCGGGTCTTTGGAAGATTTGCAGAACGCCACCCTGGCAGATGTAAAAGAGTTTTACGACCAGTGGTACGGCGCCAGCAACGCCACCTTGGTCTTGACCGGCGACTTTGAAACCCCAGAGGCCAAGAAGCTGATTGAGAAATACTTCGGTGAACTCAAAGCCAAACCAGAGCCCAAGGCTTTGCCGCTTATGCCTGTGAAACTGGCGGCCACCAAGTCATTGTTCCACGTGGACAATTTCGCCAACCTGCCTGAACTGACCATGGTCTACCCTACCGTGGAGCAGTACCACAAAGACTCGTATGCCTTGACCATGTTGGGCAGCCTGCTTTCTAGTGGAAAGAACTCGCCGTTTGAGAAGATTATTGTAGAGGAACGCAAACTGGCACCGGGCGCCTCTGCCGGCCAAAGCTCCAGCGAGATTGCTGGTACGTTCAGAATACGCGTGCGTGCCTTTGATAAAAAAGATTTGGACGATGTGCAGGCCGCCATTTTTGCCGCCATGGCCAAGTTTGAGAAAGACGGCGTAGACGCCAAAGAACTGGCTAGGTTGAAAATTGGTCAGGAAACCGCACTTTACAACGGCATCTCCAGCCTGCTGAACAAAGCGTTCCAGCTGGCGCAGTACAATGAATTTGCCGGGGACCCGGGCTTCGCCAAGAAAGACATTGCCATGACCCAGGCCGTCACCGCCCAGGACATCCTAAACGTGTACAACAAATACATCAAAGGCAAACCGTACGTGGTGACCAGCTTCGTGCCGAAAGGCCAGGAAGAATTAGCCCTGAAAGGTGCTGTGAAAGCCGATGTGGTGGAAGAGAAAGTAGTGCCCGGCGCTGAAGCCGCCAACACGGCCAAAGAGTCTACCGCCTTCGTGAAAACGCCGTCTAAGATGGACCGGAGCAAGATGCCCGCGCTGAGCAATAACTTCAAGTTCAACGCGCCCGCCATCTGGACCAGCCAGCTTAAAAACGGCATGAAAGTGTACGGCATTGAGCAGAATGAATTGCCCCTGGTGCAGTTCAGCATTCAGATTAAAGGCGGCATGCAGCTAGATGACCCCAAGAAGATTGGCACCGCCGCGCTGGTAGACGCCATGCTCATGGAAGGCACCAAAAACAAAACGCCGCAGCAGCTGGAAGAAGCCATTGGCCAATTGGGCGCGTTCATCACCGTCAATTCCTCCTCAGAAGATATTACGCTTTCAGGCAATACCTTGGCCCGTAACTTCCCCCAGGTTTTGAAACTAGCCGAGGAAATCTTACTGGAGCCACGTTGGGATGAAGCCGAATTTGCCAAAGCCAAGCAGGCCGCTTTAACCCGCATCAGACAAAACCAGGCCAACCCGAACTCGGTGGCGTCACTGGCCTTCAACAAAGTGCTCTACGGCGAAAACAGTCGGTTTGCGTTCCCTACCTCCGGCACCCAGGAAACCGTGGAAAGTATTACCCTGCAAGACCTGAAAGACTACTACCAGAAGAATTTCTCGCCCAGCGTGGCTAGTTTCCATGTGGCCGGCGCCATCAAGCAAACCGATGTCACCAAAGCCCTGGCCAACCTGGAGCAGAAATGGACCGCCAAAAACGTGGCCTTGCCTTCTCCGGTGACTGCCACCGCCAAACCTGCCGCCCGTCTCTATTTCATTGACCAGCCAGATGCCAAGCAGAGCGTGATTTACGCCGGTTACCTGGCTGTGCCCGCCAACGCGTCAGATTTTGCCGCCTTACAGGCCATTAACTACAAACTGGGTTCGGGCTCCGCTTCTACTTTGTTCAACGTGCTGCGTCTGCAGAAAGGCTACACGTACGGCGCCTTCTCGGCGTTTTCGCGCAAACCAACGGCCCCCGGCGCGTTCTTCGCGTCTAGCAGCGTGCGCACCAACGTGACCAAGGAATCTTTGCAGACCCTAGATGAAATCCTGAAAAACTACGGCACCAGCTACACGGAGCAAGACCTGGCCACCACCAAAAACGCCCTGGTGCGCGAAACCGCTCTGGGCTATGAAACCCTGGGAAGTCTGGTAAGCCTGCTGGAAACCATTAACACCTACAACCTGCCCCTGGACTATCTCAAGAAAAACGAGCAGGCCGTGCAGACCTTGAGCTATGACCAGGCCAGATCCATGATTACCAACTACCTGGACCCATCTAAAATGGTCTACTTGGTGGTAGGCGATGCCAAAACCCAGCTGGCCAACCTGAAAGACCTAGGTCTAGGCGAACCGGTAATTTTGCCGAACAAATAG
- a CDS encoding TonB-dependent receptor plug domain-containing protein: MSFHNFPKRYLFLFLAMAGLFLAFTPPAWQQTDVINRLVTKLTALNLKFPQEKVYLHLDKPYYAAGDDIWFKAYLVNAHSHAPSTQSRVLYVELITPENTFHSTTVVRLDKGKGHGDIRLPDDLPEGNYRLRAFTSWMQNFDEDHFFHQNITIWSPRKNDLVTAPVFTFKPQPTGDSVLVNLRLMNYQAKPLAQAVFSYSTNFDQKAGTRKTTASADGKSTLRFFMDKNEAQSPKIFLTLEQANGNLNHTIAVPRPQEKLDVQFFPEGGNLVSGLWNTVGFKAIDGNGLGKDVQGAIYDNQGQKVADLKTQKYGMGRTGFIPAANKKYTAKITAGKGAAQEFALPVPQKKGFILSVDSKQPANIRVKFYSLGFDQDSVGKPKALHLVAQVRGEVLYAASSPSAQAVFQVDVPKNKFPSGLVQFTVFSEAGEPLAERLVFVNHSPQVQLTVTPDKPAYKPREKVTLQIQAKDETGAPVAGHFSMAITDQKAVTPAPHAANLVSYLLLSSDLKGHIEDPSYYFSAATPEVAQALDNLLLTQGWRRFVWKDVLQDKSPEINFPAERDIYLSGSVMKVTGQPDAYSDVLVMNHNKVESTIKLQTDDRGKFKFTLASFPDTSSLTVQSGRGVTAAFLTLDSNLPQIQAFPRPPFNLVPSLYSNEVWAYLQRNREQLKLDQFTGRSGILLQQVEVRGKKREEFKPPAGSRHTTADRVIMGSDLPRSMDVLQALQGRVAGLQIKDGQISMRNAGPPLFLLNGSPVDASFIQSVIVSDVEAVEILKPGASSAVYGPQGYNGVIAVTLKKGGGSNDNKNSKPPGLATYQGLFFQKAREFYLPAYDKPETSNVVMPDLRTTLYWNPKIQTDDSGKAEVSFYTADQRATYRTVLEGMTPTGKPGTVSSTFVVK, from the coding sequence ATGTCTTTCCACAACTTCCCAAAGCGTTATTTGTTTTTGTTTTTGGCCATGGCCGGTCTGTTTCTGGCCTTTACGCCGCCGGCCTGGCAGCAAACTGATGTCATCAACCGGCTGGTCACCAAACTCACGGCGCTCAACCTCAAGTTTCCGCAGGAGAAAGTGTACCTGCACCTAGACAAACCGTATTACGCCGCCGGCGATGATATCTGGTTCAAAGCCTACCTGGTCAACGCCCACAGCCACGCGCCCAGCACCCAGAGCCGCGTGTTGTACGTGGAGCTCATCACGCCAGAGAACACCTTCCACAGCACCACCGTGGTGCGCCTGGACAAAGGCAAAGGCCACGGCGACATCAGGCTCCCCGACGACCTGCCCGAGGGAAACTACCGCCTGCGCGCCTTCACCAGCTGGATGCAGAACTTTGACGAAGACCATTTCTTTCACCAGAACATCACCATCTGGAGCCCCCGCAAGAATGATTTGGTGACAGCCCCGGTTTTCACGTTCAAACCCCAGCCCACCGGTGACTCTGTGCTGGTAAACCTGCGGCTGATGAATTACCAGGCCAAACCGCTGGCGCAGGCCGTTTTTTCATACTCCACCAATTTTGACCAGAAAGCCGGCACCAGGAAAACCACTGCCTCGGCAGACGGCAAATCTACGCTGCGGTTTTTCATGGACAAGAACGAAGCCCAAAGCCCTAAAATCTTCCTTACGCTGGAGCAGGCCAACGGCAACCTCAACCACACCATAGCCGTGCCCAGGCCCCAGGAAAAGCTGGATGTGCAGTTCTTCCCGGAGGGCGGCAACCTGGTCAGCGGGCTCTGGAACACCGTGGGCTTTAAAGCCATTGACGGCAACGGCCTGGGCAAAGACGTGCAGGGCGCCATCTATGACAACCAGGGCCAGAAAGTAGCCGATTTGAAGACCCAGAAATATGGCATGGGTAGAACCGGTTTTATACCAGCCGCCAACAAAAAATACACCGCCAAAATCACGGCAGGCAAAGGCGCTGCCCAAGAATTTGCCTTGCCCGTGCCCCAGAAAAAAGGCTTTATCCTGAGCGTAGACAGCAAGCAGCCTGCCAACATCAGGGTTAAATTCTACAGCCTTGGCTTTGACCAGGACAGCGTAGGCAAACCAAAGGCACTGCATCTGGTGGCGCAAGTGCGCGGCGAAGTCTTGTATGCGGCTTCCAGCCCCAGCGCACAGGCGGTTTTTCAGGTAGACGTGCCAAAGAACAAATTCCCATCGGGCTTGGTGCAGTTCACGGTGTTCTCTGAGGCCGGTGAACCCCTGGCCGAGCGCCTGGTATTTGTCAACCACTCCCCGCAAGTGCAACTCACCGTCACCCCAGACAAACCCGCCTACAAACCCCGCGAGAAAGTGACCCTGCAGATACAAGCCAAAGACGAAACCGGCGCGCCCGTGGCCGGGCATTTCTCCATGGCTATCACAGACCAGAAAGCCGTGACTCCGGCTCCGCACGCCGCCAACCTGGTGTCTTACCTTTTGCTGAGCTCAGACCTCAAAGGCCACATTGAAGACCCGTCTTATTATTTCAGTGCAGCCACCCCAGAAGTAGCCCAGGCCCTGGACAATCTGCTGCTCACGCAAGGCTGGCGCCGCTTTGTCTGGAAAGACGTGCTGCAGGACAAGTCCCCGGAAATCAATTTCCCCGCGGAGCGCGATATCTACCTGAGCGGCTCTGTTATGAAAGTTACCGGGCAGCCAGACGCTTACTCAGATGTGTTGGTCATGAACCACAACAAAGTGGAGAGCACCATCAAACTCCAGACTGATGACCGCGGTAAGTTTAAGTTCACGCTGGCCAGTTTCCCAGACACGTCCAGCCTCACGGTGCAATCGGGCCGCGGGGTGACGGCGGCGTTCCTTACCTTAGACAGCAACTTGCCGCAGATTCAGGCCTTCCCTCGGCCTCCGTTCAACCTGGTGCCTTCGCTGTACTCCAATGAAGTGTGGGCTTATCTGCAACGCAACCGCGAACAGCTGAAACTAGACCAGTTCACCGGCCGCAGCGGCATTCTATTGCAACAAGTGGAAGTGCGCGGCAAGAAACGTGAAGAATTCAAACCACCCGCCGGCAGCCGCCACACCACCGCCGACCGCGTGATCATGGGGTCAGACCTACCCAGAAGCATGGACGTTTTGCAAGCCCTGCAAGGCCGCGTGGCCGGGCTGCAAATCAAAGACGGCCAGATCAGCATGCGCAACGCCGGCCCGCCGCTATTCTTGTTGAACGGCTCGCCGGTAGATGCCTCCTTCATACAATCTGTGATTGTCAGTGATGTAGAAGCCGTGGAAATCCTGAAACCGGGCGCTTCTTCGGCGGTTTACGGTCCGCAGGGCTACAACGGCGTTATTGCCGTCACGCTCAAGAAAGGCGGCGGCAGCAATGACAACAAGAACAGCAAACCACCCGGACTAGCCACGTACCAAGGCTTGTTCTTCCAGAAGGCGCGCGAGTTCTACCTGCCGGCCTATGACAAACCCGAAACCAGCAACGTGGTCATGCCTGACCTTCGTACCACGCTCTATTGGAACCCCAAGATACAGACAGATGACAGCGGCAAAGCCGAAGTCTCCTTCTACACCGCTGACCAACGCGCTACCTACCGCACCGTGCTGGAAGGCATGACCCCCACCGGGAAACCAGGGACTGTTAGTAGTACTTTTGTGGTGAAGTAG
- a CDS encoding co-chaperone YbbN, with protein MAIIQATDTDFQQVLESNERVVVKYFADWCGNCRLFSPKFKRMEANEEFAGVAFVDVNAETSPEARKLAGVTSLPFFAVFKNGQLVEGTATSKEDVVLELIRKTA; from the coding sequence ATGGCTATTATACAGGCAACAGACACAGATTTCCAGCAGGTGCTGGAGAGCAATGAGCGCGTGGTAGTGAAGTATTTTGCAGACTGGTGCGGCAACTGCCGGTTGTTTTCGCCTAAGTTCAAGCGCATGGAAGCCAATGAGGAGTTTGCCGGCGTGGCCTTTGTGGACGTGAACGCCGAGACCAGCCCTGAGGCCCGCAAACTGGCCGGCGTGACCAGCCTTCCGTTTTTTGCCGTGTTCAAGAACGGGCAACTGGTAGAAGGAACCGCCACCAGCAAAGAAGATGTTGTGTTGGAGTTAATCAGAAAAACCGCTTAA
- a CDS encoding TetR/AcrR family transcriptional regulator, which yields MTFKKTVLQEAQNLFRQEGLSQQTEASILSRVDISSATFNEFFPGGMEDLVMQVVEFDLETRQQDHDALFEGVDSPLERLLLVVQFGLEQLRASVPTVLQEIMEGYPKAWAVYWEGSNTYTNHLVHELLNDGVLKKELRHDINIQLVTKIMLEQLALVVNPAVFSPEHYNVAEVFRSVFLYYIRGLCTDEGMKQADRFFSNTK from the coding sequence ATGACATTTAAGAAAACGGTGTTGCAGGAAGCGCAGAACCTGTTCAGGCAGGAAGGGCTTTCTCAGCAGACAGAGGCCAGCATTCTCTCGCGGGTAGACATCTCATCGGCTACGTTCAATGAATTTTTTCCGGGCGGCATGGAAGATTTGGTGATGCAGGTGGTAGAGTTTGATCTGGAAACCCGCCAGCAGGACCATGACGCGCTTTTTGAAGGGGTAGACAGCCCCTTGGAGCGGTTGCTCTTGGTGGTGCAGTTTGGGTTGGAGCAACTGCGCGCCTCCGTGCCCACCGTGCTGCAGGAGATCATGGAGGGTTACCCCAAGGCCTGGGCGGTGTACTGGGAAGGTTCTAACACCTACACCAACCACCTGGTGCATGAACTTCTGAACGATGGCGTGCTGAAAAAAGAATTGCGGCATGACATCAACATTCAGCTGGTGACCAAGATCATGCTGGAGCAGTTGGCCCTGGTGGTGAACCCCGCCGTTTTCTCCCCCGAGCATTACAACGTGGCCGAAGTCTTCAGGAGCGTGTTTCTCTACTACATAAGAGGTCTCTGCACCGATGAAGGCATGAAACAAGCCGATAGATTCTTCTCTAACACCAAGTAA
- a CDS encoding TetR/AcrR family transcriptional regulator yields the protein MEKTLNRKELLRNAMEAFCAKGIKDLTERKIMEEHGLPAEDFNARFSGKEDFLRQAVELFLEEQKTAQLGLLEQADHPIGQLLLILRHHTSQLLTINPKFFVQIQYLYPRIWTLYLRHIQMHSYYLFYELLNKGVQQRLYRQDLNIEIVTKVLLEQINVVLNQALFPPQRYNLSEVFRGIFLYYLKGISTEKGNKELENFFSDFSL from the coding sequence ATGGAAAAGACGTTAAACAGGAAAGAGCTTCTACGAAACGCCATGGAGGCCTTCTGCGCCAAAGGAATCAAAGACCTGACGGAGCGGAAAATCATGGAGGAGCATGGCCTGCCAGCAGAAGATTTCAATGCCCGTTTCTCTGGCAAAGAAGATTTTCTGCGGCAGGCGGTGGAGTTGTTTCTGGAGGAGCAGAAAACAGCGCAGTTGGGCTTGCTGGAGCAGGCAGACCACCCCATTGGCCAACTTTTGCTTATCCTGCGGCACCACACCTCGCAACTGCTCACTATAAATCCCAAGTTCTTTGTGCAGATTCAGTACCTTTACCCCCGCATCTGGACCCTGTACCTGCGCCACATTCAAATGCACTCCTATTACCTGTTCTATGAACTTTTGAACAAAGGCGTGCAGCAACGGTTGTACCGGCAGGACCTAAATATTGAAATTGTGACCAAGGTGCTGCTGGAACAGATCAACGTGGTGCTAAACCAGGCTTTGTTTCCGCCGCAGCGCTACAACCTGTCTGAAGTGTTCAGGGGCATTTTTCTATATTACCTCAAAGGCATTTCCACAGAGAAAGGCAACAAGGAGTTGGAGAACTTTTTCAGTGATTTTTCCCTTTAA
- a CDS encoding carotenoid biosynthesis protein, with amino-acid sequence MNLNFVNSPLSRNRLLPVAVAVLFIFYAVGFWGLGFSQHLDWFKALVPFNLLLTNFLLFAFHRGWQRSFFLFAAVVWLVGFWAEWLGVHTGVLFGNYAYGPTLGTKFWEIPLLIGVNWLMLVYSVGHVAQKLGSHWLVRSVLGAGLMVLLDFFIEPVAVAFDFWSWAGNVIPVSNFVGWFAVALALNIYFQRATFPKDNPMAPWVFLVQMLFFVGLYAVL; translated from the coding sequence ATGAATCTAAACTTTGTCAATTCCCCGTTAAGTAGAAACCGTTTGTTGCCGGTGGCCGTGGCCGTGCTGTTTATTTTCTACGCGGTGGGTTTCTGGGGCCTGGGTTTCAGCCAACACCTGGATTGGTTCAAGGCGTTGGTGCCGTTCAATCTGCTGCTCACCAATTTCCTGCTGTTTGCGTTTCACAGGGGCTGGCAACGGTCTTTTTTTCTGTTTGCGGCGGTGGTCTGGCTGGTGGGTTTCTGGGCCGAATGGTTGGGCGTGCACACGGGTGTTCTTTTCGGGAATTATGCGTACGGGCCTACGCTGGGCACTAAGTTCTGGGAGATCCCTTTGCTTATTGGCGTGAACTGGCTTATGCTGGTGTATAGCGTGGGGCACGTGGCACAGAAATTAGGAAGTCACTGGTTGGTACGGTCGGTGCTGGGGGCGGGGCTCATGGTGTTGCTGGATTTCTTTATTGAACCGGTGGCCGTGGCGTTTGACTTCTGGAGTTGGGCGGGCAACGTGATTCCGGTATCTAATTTTGTGGGCTGGTTTGCGGTGGCGCTGGCCTTGAACATCTATTTCCAGCGGGCGACTTTCCCCAAAGATAACCCCATGGCTCCGTGGGTTTTTCTGGTGCAAATGCTGTTCTTTGTAGGGCTGTACGCGGTGTTGTAA
- the crtD gene encoding 1-hydroxycarotenoid 3,4-desaturase CrtD produces the protein MATAAVIGSGIGGIAAAIRLAVKGYRVTVFEANTSFGGKMTQFTLPGGYRFDAGPSLFTLPHLVDELFTLAGRNPKDYFNYQRLPVVTEYFWPDGTHLTAHADPQKFAQEAEKKLGVPQKDLLKHLQKVARLYHATADTFLHKSLHRLDTYLSPDVLKTLPALPELGLATTMHAANARAFKDPRLVQLLDRYATYNGSDPYQAPGTLNLIPHLEFNIGAFYPEGGIFAIAHSLVQLAEELGVQFYYREPVLEILTNGNKATGVRTALDKYLVDVVVSNMDVVPTYRKLLPNQPAPEKTLAQPRSSSALIYYWGISQEFPKLDLHNIFFSQDYQKEFEHIFQKKTVSEDPTVYVNITSKYSPKDAPAGHENWFVMVNVPHNEGQDWDQLIQQTRKSVLKKLSAALGVDLEPLIAAERIWDPRGIEQDTSSFGGALYGSSSNNRMAAFLRHPNFTSKLKGLYFVGGSVHPGGGIPLCLLSAKIAGDLVPASIASVSA, from the coding sequence ATGGCAACAGCAGCAGTCATAGGGTCAGGCATTGGGGGCATTGCGGCGGCAATCAGGCTGGCTGTGAAAGGCTACCGCGTAACAGTGTTTGAAGCCAATACTTCGTTTGGCGGAAAGATGACCCAGTTTACCCTACCCGGCGGTTACCGCTTTGATGCCGGCCCCTCCCTGTTCACACTGCCGCACCTGGTAGATGAGCTGTTCACGCTGGCCGGCAGAAACCCCAAAGACTATTTCAATTACCAGCGTCTGCCCGTGGTCACCGAATATTTCTGGCCAGACGGCACGCACCTCACCGCCCACGCAGACCCCCAGAAATTTGCCCAGGAGGCCGAAAAAAAGCTGGGCGTGCCCCAGAAAGACCTGTTAAAGCACCTGCAGAAAGTAGCCCGGCTGTACCACGCCACCGCCGACACGTTCCTGCACAAATCACTGCACCGCCTGGACACCTACCTGAGCCCCGATGTGCTGAAGACCCTGCCTGCCTTGCCGGAACTGGGCCTGGCCACCACCATGCACGCCGCCAACGCCCGAGCCTTCAAAGACCCGCGCCTGGTGCAGCTGCTGGACCGCTACGCCACCTACAACGGCTCAGACCCATACCAGGCGCCCGGCACACTCAACCTTATTCCGCACCTGGAGTTCAACATTGGTGCTTTCTACCCAGAGGGCGGCATTTTTGCAATTGCCCACAGTTTGGTGCAGCTGGCAGAGGAACTAGGCGTGCAGTTCTATTACCGGGAACCCGTACTGGAAATCTTGACCAATGGCAACAAAGCCACAGGCGTGCGCACGGCCCTGGATAAATATTTGGTGGACGTGGTGGTGAGCAACATGGATGTGGTGCCTACTTACAGAAAATTACTGCCCAACCAACCAGCCCCCGAGAAGACCCTGGCCCAGCCGCGCAGCAGTTCGGCGCTGATTTACTACTGGGGCATCTCACAGGAATTCCCGAAGCTGGATTTGCACAACATCTTCTTCAGCCAAGACTACCAGAAGGAATTTGAGCACATCTTCCAGAAGAAAACCGTTTCTGAAGACCCCACGGTGTATGTGAACATTACGTCTAAGTATTCGCCGAAAGATGCGCCCGCCGGGCATGAGAATTGGTTTGTGATGGTGAACGTGCCGCACAATGAGGGCCAGGACTGGGACCAGCTTATTCAGCAGACCAGAAAAAGCGTGTTGAAAAAACTGAGTGCCGCCTTGGGCGTGGACCTGGAGCCATTGATTGCCGCTGAGCGCATCTGGGACCCCAGGGGCATAGAGCAGGACACGTCCTCTTTTGGCGGCGCCTTGTACGGCAGCAGCTCCAACAACAGAATGGCGGCGTTTCTGCGGCACCCAAATTTCACTTCCAAGCTGAAAGGCCTTTACTTTGTGGGCGGCAGCGTACACCCGGGCGGCGGCATTCCGCTGTGCTTGCTGTCCGCTAAAATAGCCGGCGACCTGGTGCCGGCCTCCATCGCTTCTGTTTCCGCATGA
- the rpiB gene encoding ribose 5-phosphate isomerase B, translating to MKIALGGDHAGYQYKEFLKTHLTELGHEFHDFGPHSEDSVDYPDFVHPLATAVEKGEADLGILICGSGNGVAMTANKHAGIRAALCWNEELAQLARSHNNANVLCIPARFVSTAMAKEMMSAFLTTAFEGGRHQNRVSKIACS from the coding sequence ATGAAAATTGCCTTAGGCGGCGACCACGCCGGATACCAGTACAAAGAATTCCTGAAAACGCACCTCACCGAGTTGGGCCATGAGTTCCATGATTTTGGGCCGCACTCAGAGGATTCTGTGGATTACCCAGATTTTGTGCACCCGCTGGCCACCGCCGTAGAAAAGGGCGAAGCTGACTTGGGAATTCTTATCTGCGGAAGTGGCAACGGGGTAGCCATGACAGCAAACAAGCACGCGGGCATACGCGCGGCGCTTTGCTGGAACGAGGAACTGGCCCAACTGGCACGGTCCCACAACAACGCCAACGTGCTCTGCATTCCGGCCAGGTTTGTCTCCACGGCCATGGCCAAGGAAATGATGTCTGCGTTTCTGACCACCGCGTTTGAAGGCGGACGGCACCAGAACCGGGTGAGCAAGATTGCCTGCTCATAA
- the tatC gene encoding twin-arginine translocase subunit TatC, producing the protein MAQRSEEVTARGEEHEMTFLDHLEILRWHILRSAIAIVVFTILAMANKEIVFHDIILGPSRTDFFTYRKLCEIGAAINSSGLCIDKLDFTLQSRELASQFTMHLTSSAVIGLILGFPYLFWEIWRFIKPGLYPNEQKNSRGAVFFVSFLFLLGALFGYFIVSPLSINFLASYQVDPSIANEFDLASYVGTLVTLVLSCGIMFELPMIVFFLSRAGIVTPELMKLYRRHAIVVIAFVAAILSPPDVLSMTLMGIPLLLLYEVSIHISWMVRRQDIARLNREASVS; encoded by the coding sequence ATGGCACAACGTTCCGAAGAGGTGACCGCACGGGGAGAAGAGCATGAGATGACCTTTTTGGATCACCTGGAGATACTCCGGTGGCACATTCTAAGGTCGGCTATTGCCATTGTGGTGTTCACCATTCTGGCCATGGCCAACAAGGAGATTGTCTTCCATGACATTATTCTGGGGCCGTCACGCACAGATTTTTTCACGTACCGTAAGTTGTGTGAGATTGGCGCGGCCATCAATTCCAGCGGCCTGTGCATAGACAAGCTGGATTTCACGCTCCAAAGCCGGGAACTGGCCTCGCAGTTTACCATGCACTTGACCAGTTCTGCCGTGATTGGCTTGATTCTGGGCTTCCCGTACCTGTTCTGGGAAATCTGGCGCTTCATTAAGCCCGGTCTGTACCCCAATGAGCAGAAGAATTCGCGCGGGGCGGTGTTTTTTGTGTCTTTCCTGTTCTTGCTGGGCGCGCTGTTCGGGTACTTTATTGTGTCGCCGCTGTCCATCAACTTTCTGGCTTCTTACCAGGTGGATCCCAGCATTGCCAATGAGTTTGACCTGGCCTCTTACGTGGGCACGCTGGTGACCTTGGTGCTTTCCTGCGGCATTATGTTTGAGCTGCCCATGATTGTGTTCTTCTTGTCACGCGCCGGTATTGTCACGCCTGAATTGATGAAACTGTACCGAAGACATGCCATTGTGGTTATTGCCTTTGTGGCGGCCATCTTGTCACCGCCAGATGTGTTGAGCATGACCTTAATGGGCATTCCGCTGCTGTTGCTGTATGAAGTGAGTATCCATATCTCGTGGATGGTGCGGCGCCAAGACATTGCCCGCCTGAACCGCGAAGCCTCTGTCTCCTAA